The Rhipicephalus sanguineus isolate Rsan-2018 unplaced genomic scaffold, BIME_Rsan_1.4 Seq5700, whole genome shotgun sequence genome segment CGTCATGGCGCAACATGGGTGAAGATCTGGGGTCTGATCACTTCATCATAGAAACGACACTGCATGCTCAATGCAAAACCATCAGAATTCAGCGTATTATTGATTGGGATCTCTTCAGATCCAGCAGGAGGGACAAAGGCCCTCCTAAAGACTATGAAGATTGGATAGAAACCCTCTTCAGTGACGTCGCTGCCTCCACTAAGGAGATAGAGTTGGAAGATGACTTCTTCCCAACCATAGACAGCCACTTAGCGCACCTTTTTGAAGCTAAAAAGGCTCTCAAAGAACGGTGGCTAAAAAACAAACTTAACAGGTCACTAAGGAAACGAATCGCCAAGATCAATGCAGAAATTGCCTCGTACTCTAATGTGTTAGAACAGAAACACTGGGTCGAAATGTGCGACAAAGTGGACGGGCAGATGAGGGTGGGCGGCAAGTGGAACTTGCTCAAACACCTTCTGAAACCCACCGACACTCGCGCCGCCCAGAGATCGGCAATCGAGATACTTCTTCACCGAGCTCTTACTCTTCGTAGCAAAGATTCTATCATGACAGATCTCGCCAGAATTCACCTGCCACCGGACACCACCTCGTCTACGCCGCCGCCCGGCTACGCCGGAAGCGATTCCGACGATTTGGACAAAGACATAGCGGAATGGGAAGTAAAGTCTGCGCTTCACAAACTCAACAGCACCTCGGCTCCGGGTGCTGACCGCGTCACGAACCGTGTGCTCAGGAACCTTGACGATGACTCGGTCACTTTCCTGACCGATCTATTTAACAAACATTGGAAGAATGGATCGTATCCACAAGATGGAAACATGCCACCGTCATACTGATACCCAAACCCGGTAAGAAGTGCACTACAGAAAATCTTAGACCGATTTCGCTCACTTCGTGTGTCGGCAGAATTTTCGAACATGTCATAAACGATAGGGTCTCTAAGCACATAGAGCGCAACGATCGACACAAGACGCCATGCTTCTCATCAAATCGCAGGTCATCGATGCCTCTACTAGAGATCCCAGAGTCATTTTGGCTCTGGATCTCAAAAGGCTTTCGATACTATACTTCATGACCACATCCTCGAAGCAATCTCTGAGCTTGGTCTCGGAAGGCGTTTCTTCGAGTTCGTTAGG includes the following:
- the LOC119377819 gene encoding uncharacterized protein LOC119377819, which encodes MATDSGIPLIVAGDFNAPHSTWGYVRDSPKGTSICKAIQDFNLMLLTDCGFPTCLGNSVTRPSTPDLSLVAYGGKSSWRNMGEDLGSDHFIIETTLHAQCKTIRIQRIIDWDLFRSSRRDKGPPKDYEDWIETLFSDVAASTKEIELEDDFFPTIDSHLAHLFEAKKALKERWLKNKLNRSLRKRIAKINAEIASYSNVLEQKHWVEMCDKVDGQMRVGGKWNLLKHLLKPTDTRAAQRSAIEILLHRALTLRSKDSIMTDLARIHLPPDTTSSTPPPGYAGSDSDDLDKDIAEWEVKSALHKLNSTSAPGADRVTNRVLRNLDDDSVTFLTDLFNKHWKNGSYPQDGNMPPSY